The nucleotide window aatttcctctttttgattaagaaaaagaaatccttagataaaattttttcaaaaaattatattgtgaagaaggcatctatatcatgaactatgccaactttcaaaaaatttcaccgaaggaaacaggagaaaagtgagctcgtgtttccttcttttgcatctttgtgacgtcatacaatttcgagacgaccacgcgcgcatgcgtatcagaggcctaGGCCCGCTcgcgccacccgcttgtttgaaattctgacaacacagttaattgttttgagctcttatgacctacctaaaagctatttttggaaatattaggacacatgtttggagataagattcagaagaaggaaaactttccttatagatggctaacacattggaaatgtgcaacgatggttgctaaaattcgaccagtgcgagttactcgcggtggttgatgttgcgcgcgacttacgcgtagattttttaaagcttgcgccatcacgcgatttcgaaaccagttcgcgcgcggtcaaaaaactatagggagccaccttaaaaaaCAACGTCTGATAAACGACTATCCATCTTCTCTGAAGCTGATGATCCTCTTTGGCAGGGCACCAAACTGTGGTATTGAATGACTAATAAAGGCGTTGGTTATATTTTGGTTAAAAACAACCGGGTCTGAGCGCACGTGATCATCAAGCTTTTTTACCCCCAAAGTACTGAACTTCAAATTGTTTTTGGCGTTAAGTTCTCTCACAAGAATGTTGTAGTAAAATATAGTGAAAATGAAGAATGTTGTCTAGTTCTCGAATTGGATCTCTAAATTACAATCTAAAATGTACGAAATAGTCGTGTTGTGTATGGCTTATGCAGGTTATTCACTAGCTAATAGTCTGCTATCAAAGAAATCGCTGGGTGGGATAGAAAATGGGTCAACTAAAAGAAAAGCCTCTTAATCAAGCATCACATCACCGGCTTGGGTCAATTCCTCTTCCAAGTCCCCGTCATAGGTCGAGAAGCCAGAGTTACTAGTCTTGAGCCCGCTGTCTTTGGCCAGTGAGATAATGTGATCACACTCCTCAGGTGACAGGAATTCTGGGATTTCTtaaagtaacaacaacaacaaattctcTTTAGCTTTGCTGTTGACAATACTTCAAAGATTGAAGAACTTGCATTtaggtgaaaacaaaaattgcaagaatACAAAGCCACTTACAAATAATGAATGCTATGGACGCAGAGAAATTTAATCGTGTAGGATATTTTCATTACAATTGAGTGCATTCGGTGATGCATACACCAGAATGGCTAGCAAACTGTCTGCTTACGAATTGCCAATTACGTTTCGTAATAAGAGTACTTTATTTGATGAATAGGTCGATGCTAGAATGATCAAAGTAGTTGTATGGGGTAAGTTGGAGTGCTTAGTAAGGTAGAAGGGCTCGAATCCCACCCTGGttagagtttttctctgtcctcgtgcgggcccatttcccttcctaGGGCTGACGCTCATATGAGATAATTTGGGAATTTacttagcactgcaacttaccctaTGCTACTACTTAGATCATGTGTACAAGTGGagctgaggagttgaaccagcAACAAATCCAGCTATGGTGGTACTCGAAGTAAGGGTAACCAGATCTTAAATCAGGCAACCTATCACTAGACCGCGCATCCATCGTTGCTGTATACCACGAACTGCATCATTTGCTCATCCTCAAGTCCTGACTTCTGATTACTTACCGAACACAACAGGCCTCATTGCTCGGGTAATAAGCTTGACCGACTTGCTATCAATATCATTTAACCACTGAACGTGACctgtctaaaagaaaaaaaaaacatgaaggTAAAATGGCTACAAGGAGATcaggaagttttcaaaaatttcgaAGCAGACTCTGTCTCGAATGGAATTACGTCCAGACATGCACGTAGTCAGCAATAAGTATCACAGTGTCCCCTCCCCTTTCTCGTGTAAGGTTGTTTTAGACGATTTTCAAGACTCAAAACGGGTCTTGAACCGtaactttaatttttaagtaGCACTCATTTAAACCAAAGTAAAGTCGAACTTTGTCTAATTGTCCACCTGATTGCTGCGTGAACTGTTATCTACCAatccaggagcctatgagcaggagcatgcaactccactttatttctgtcacggcattttcatAGACCAATTTATTTGTAAATccaatctactttgaatgagactccctttggagtgccataaccaatcaaaagacactaattgacgtcactgcgttattggaccggaactgcctttctctcaaaaaagaaaaggtgtaataaaaatagatcagtctgtaaaaatgccgtgacataggcttagtatgggagttgcaagctcctgctcatcggctcctgaccaATCTGGTTTTACTCCTAGAGCAAAAGTTTTCGAATTCGTGACGAATCAGGAACCTTTTCATACCGGATTCCCTTTGGTGTTTACACACAAAACATGAATCCGATATAAAAAGATCCCAGTGTTGCCAAGAATCTGGAACGTTATGAATCAGGAATCCAATGTGGAAACTTTGTATCTGAATACGCTGAATCCGAAATGTTTCGTTCGTGTCAACGGTTTATCCACGAATCCGAAAAATTCTACGTTCGCCCGCGAAACGTCCGGCTTGTGTTTCAGTACTAAAGATGGCGGTTAATTGTCAGTTGGAAGTGGCAAATCCAAgttggtggcagggttggcctagtggtgagagcacttgcctttcaccaatgtggctcgggttcgatttccgcactcggcgtcatacgtggattgagtttgttggttctctactctgctatgagaggtttttccccgggtactccggttttcccctctcctcaaaaacctgcctttgattaaatttgatttgattagtttgatttgtacacgaccccacaagctctgagctttaaaacctatcgtgtttaaataaaggatattattattattagttgcATTTGCCTTATTTTATCACAGGCTCAGGTTATTTACTTCGTCAAGAGTATTTCTGGTTCCTCTGGAGAGGAAGGTCGTTAAAGCAGTCATTTTTTTACGTCGCACACAATGGTTCCAAGGAAACGGAGATGGCAAAACGTACAAGGGAGACAAATTTTGGCTAGACCTGGAAGATTGAGTGTGTGGTTGGATGACTTAAAACGTATATTGCACAAACTTTTTATTAGCTTATCcaaaagaactttcaaaatgagaGAGCATGCAAGTGAGTAACAGACCTGCTCGGATTCATAACGTTGCAGATTCTTGGCAACACTGGGATCTTTCTATATCGGATTCACGTTTTGTGTGTCCCCAGGCCTTGTTTGAAtgtcacaaggctctcctcacATGcttttgaagagttagttctaagcagcctcattgcttcgcctttaaatATAATAAAACCAATTTTAACGCGGGTTGAactggcatgagttgaaatgtgtacgttcaaaggtttcagtaggtttgcagtttgatgtccaaaatggacTTTTGGACATCTCCCCGGGCATCTCCTCGAGAAGAAGACAACCAAGACGACGCCAAGGAATAGTTCCACCTTGCCATGAATTCAGTTTAATATGTCTGAATTTTCAAGTTCTCTTCGTGCTTTCTTAGATTTGAGAGCCATTTTCAGTAAGGGAACATAACGCTCAGTAACCTGGTACCCACGTATCACTGATACCGCATACCATTTAGTGTGAACAGTCAAATCCGAAGAATCATTTAAGTGTAAACATCCTCAAACGCCAAAACTTCAATTTTGACGAATCTGGAAACATTAACAAATTCGGAAACATTTCCCCTAGTGTAAATGTAgtatcaaagaaataaacaattcAATTCAACTCAATTCAAATTTATTCATAATATATGATAAATGCATGCAAGAGCTAATTAATCGAGGCGAGAGGAATAGCATAGGAACAACAGTCACAAATAATGAATACATAAAGACATATAAtacatttaaataaagtaagGTAAtgtcaataaacaaaaattaataattaaactACAGACTATTTGAAAATAGAAAATAGTGAGTTAAAAGAGGAGGAAAATCTGGTTTTATGTTAATGCATGTGGCTAAAGAAATCCGTCTACCAGCAAATTTGACTTCTTCATCTACGAAATGTTATTTATCAAGGACACCAAGTCTTCGATTAACACTCAAACTGACTCGATATTCGCGACAAACTTTTCACCTGACTCGTATTTTAGTATTCTAATATTTCTAACTAATTTCGTCTGTAAGAATTATACTCAGAGTCCAACATCGGTTTTCCATTGATTTACTACCTTTTTCACCAGTTGTTATTTCGAactttgacttgataatgataTGAAGTAACGTAGAAAGGTCGCCAAAATAGTTTCAGCCTTatgaattttcatgtttttctatAACATTGTAGCGTTGAGTTTGCCGTGAAATGAAAACTGCCGTTGCCAGGTAATTAAAACTAACCCAATCGGCTTCGAGCTATGAGGTCGCCGCAGTGGCTTGCATTTTGTACATAAACGAAAGCCTTGGAAAGTCATTTGGGGTTATTCGGGTGCAATAGAATCCTGTGGATGCGGTCACGGACAGCAGTGTtgtattttctttcagtttcctTTCTATTAAATTATCTGAAATCGTCTTGACAACAAATTACGGGTCGGTGTTTAATGGATTAGCAGGTACTGACAACGTAAAGCTTAGAACTCGACAAAAGATATATTCTGttctgatttttcttttttgctttaattAATTGGCTGCAATTACAAAACGGCAAACTATTTACCTAACTTCTTACCTCAATGCCATCCAAGCGGACGAGCTGGAGGCCTGATCCTATTTTTCCGTGACAAGATTCACTTGAATCTGAACACGTGTTCTCGATTTCATCTCCCACAAAACAAGGCTTggtaaatttcttgattttaacGTTACTAGCAAAATGAGGATAGTACAGGGACGACCAAATAACCAATCTGATTGCTATTCCTGGAAACCCCATTATTCACACATCTTTATAACGCAGCACTGAAAACATCTGATCTTGGTGGTGATCACCGGTGTTCAGCGGGTCTCTTTGCATATATGTCACACGCAAGCCAAGAAACTGCGTGTTCCCGGCCTTATCTTGGTGAGTGAAAAACTGGTGAAAAGTTCGTCTTTATTGTGAAGCTGATCTAGACTAAATGCGCATTCATTTTCCGGCGTAGATATTTGCAACACAAAGAGGAAAAGAGTTTTACCTATTGTCATTTTAAGATCTAAGAACTTTAACTTAACAGTTGCACTTTTTAAGCGTCCAATTGACGATGAGCGACAGCATTTCCGAAATTTACGTAAAAGGCTGTAGCCATCATATTCATGTCAGCTGGGCAGTAAACTTGTACATTTAGGCGTTCAAGTAATGATTGGCGACGGCATTTTTCCATGAGCAACATCCTTTTCCAGTCTGAGGTCCCCAAGAGTACAAATGAGTGTAAAATGAGTGCAATTTTAGAGGCAATTTTACTGCCCAGCTGACAAAGTTGAAGCGATCTATCACGCACATGTGGACAAGCTCAAAATCTAGCttttttataattatattttcactATTCTCACACAGCTTTTGTTGGGCGTATAATGATGGCTTGAGGTGTCGTTAACCTAGCCTTTTAGGTATTTTTAACCTAACCTTTCGGCAAAGTGCTGCTTGGTACTATGAAACTCTCGTGAGAATGTCAAGCGGTTTTGTTTTAAAGTAATGGGAATCATAATAATTGAGGGCTTCAGCTATTTACATATATGTAtagatatatatttatatgtctACTTTTACTTCAAACAGAaggaaatataaatatatttaatttttttttcgaatgtTTTGCGTTTGTCTTTTTTGACCACTCTCAAATGCGTGTCGGTATTTCTAAGTTCTCATGCctaaaattaaaaccaaaataaaacaaaacgaaacaaacgGATCTGTTTGTTGGACATGCAAATTAAAATGACCCTGCGCGATATTAGTTCCGGATGCAGTCTCTTCTCTTTAAAATGGGAAACTTCAATATCATGCAATTATTAATCAGTTAATCCGCATCTAAAACACTTTTTAACAGCGCTGCGTACCTGTTTCATTCTCCAACAGTAAATAATTGGATTTACTGAAGAGTTTAAGAAAACAAATGTTGTCACAAGATCGTAGGAAAGTTGTACTGACGAAGTCACGCCTCTAACGTTTTCAACTACCATAACCGCGAGAAATGGAAGGTAGAAAAGAAGCATCACTACATACAAGTAAATTACTGTTACAGCTGAACTTTTACATTTAACAACTTCAGCAGCTCTGCTGTTCATGTGAATCGTTGCTTGGGTTTCTTTATTGATTTTCTTCAGATGCTTGCGCGCAATGTGAAATATTTTGTAGGTGCAAAACGCAGTTGTGAATATGGAGAAGACATTTATGACTATTGGGAAAACGACCCATTTGTCTCCCAGCCAGATCTTTGAAGCTGTCACAATTGAAATCAACAGCCAAATCACGATTACCACCTTTGTAACTCTTGGAACGGTGACAATACTGTTGTATCTTAGATGCAGGGAAAGTGCAAGGAGTCTGTCGATGCTAATCGCACTTAGAATTAGGTACGATGCGCTGCCGATGATCCAGCCGGAAAAAAACTGAATCAATCTCAAATTACAGTAGACGCTATACTGTCGCAGAAGCTCCGCTGTTTTGAAAGCAACGAAGGAAGGCTGACTGATCAAGCCAACAAGAACATCCGCCACCGCcaggcaaaacaacaacgtgaaggAGGGTGAATGAAGATCCTTTTCTTTCCAAATGACAAACATTATGGTGCCATTTCCAAGCACTGAAGTTAAGGCAAATATTGAGCTGACAACGCACGACAACACACTCACTGCAATGTACTGTGGAGTGAGTTGCCAATGAACTTCCAGAAAAAGACACTTTAGCGCGGTCTTGTTCATCATAAATGAGACTGCACACCCAACCAAGTACAACTGTAGAGTGGCGAATTCAGAGACTAGGGCTCGTTCAGGTTAACAACTTTTCCTATTATACTAATCACGAAGCTAGTCAGTGCTGCGCCAATATTAGAAAGTGATATTGTTTTGCGTTGTAAATTCGATATGTGGTTTTCAAGCAGGTGTTTCATGTTAATGTGTTTAACTAAACATTAAATTAATATCTTGAAGcagaatatatttatatattttcaaATCTCATCGATAACTTTTAGTTTTGATAAGCTTATTCCCAAAGGAATTTTCATTGTTATGGCCTCAGGTTGCAAAGTAGTACTTTCGAAGCATCAGCGAAAGTTACCTTCAGGATTCTAGTTCGGTTTCGATATTTCAGTTTTCAATGAAGAAGCATGAACTGTGCTGAAAGGGCCTTTTGGCAAAGGCTGACTatagtttttgtctttttctcctTCCCGACACAATCGTGCCGCTCAGGATTTCTctattcttcttctttttttccttttttttttggatttcctTGTTAATTGCTCAATTTCATTTGGTCTTTAAATGCTCCCTGAATGCTATAGTAAGTACTTTCAATATCTACGAAAAATGCAAATCAGAAACAGTTAAAAATATAGGAAGTTATCATTCTTTTCCATTCCATAATTTTTTCTtaaagtttaaaataaaatggaaaacatCTACTAACGACTAATGATTTGAGGGGTATACCAAGCTTAATTGCAAGATACGCCGCAGCCGATTCAATTCAAAATAAATGGACCCATAAGACATTTTGTAAACAGGTGCTATATAGATATCACCAAATCAATGGGTGTTCACAAATTTTCAATATCAAATCTTGAACGCGTCGCCTGGTTATATCACTAGTGACTAATACCGAAGGAACGTGTGAAAGCAATCTTGCTCTTTCTAGAAACTCAGGTTCATATCTCTGGCTATCTTTGGCGCCCAATTCAAAAATATATGACACCAACCTTTGTTTCAGTTTCGTCAGCTGGTTATTTCGCCGAGGGCCCGCTCAATCCTATTGGTTGCGATTTACAACGATCAAGTGACAGTTTAGTATACgaaataaaatgttaattttctttttttcgttaaagCTAAACGCttttgcaattaaaaaaaatatatatctgaGGAAAATGCACTCTACTTAATGCGTAATGCGATGAGTCAATCAGTCGTTACTGTACATCAATCTGTTTTCCCGCAAAATGATCCATCACAGTTTCGATTTTTCTACAACCCGAGGGATGGAGTGGTACCTTTAAACCaaatagatatatatattttttttgtatttccgATAATTTGCTAGTATCTGAGCTTTTTTAAGAATGTCCATTGGTCATTGCAAAACACTTCACTCGTAAACCTACTCTCACTCAGTGCAAACCATTTAATCTACCAGAAGAAGGAAAGAAATAAGTGTATTAGTTCATGTATAAGAGTGGGAACCAAGCAGTTTTTCCTTCTCTTGCTTTCTCTTCATCGACATCAAATTATTAAATCGTCGGTAAAATGGCTAAAACAAATACGTCCTCTTTAATTTGCATCGTCAAGCTTTTTCCTTTATTAGACCGTTTGTATTGGCTTTGTTATTCTTTGTCGGGGAATAGTTTTCCGTCAAATATATCAATCACGAAATACTTCTTCCGTTTGGCGTGGCATGCTCTCTTGTTAAAGATTCTGAACATGAAAATCGTGTATAGATTTCAAGCTGTTATGATGATGATTTCTTTCAGGTAGTTTGCATCTTCTCGTAGCCGAAACATGCACATCCATATTAACAATAATACTATTCGAGCTATCGAGAGTGTTAACAAGGAATAGCTATTATATTGGAGCCGAAGGCATCCCCCAATCTAAATTGAATTTGCAGAAAATCCTTCAAGCACTCCAGCAAGCTTTCTTTTTCGAGGCTGCATTTTCAGTTCCAACCGATTTCGTTAAAGCATCGTGAATAATCGGCAATCTTTGGCGCACTCTAGAACGCTGCCAAATGAGATTTCCAAGTCTTTGCTTGGATGTCATAAAGTGTCTGTCTGACATCATAAACATAGGCAAACCTAATTCAGCTTTATTTTTATTACGAATGAATggctagtttctaaagaaaccgtggTGTCGAGGCGGTGAAGAAGCGAAGCTTAAAATGTGGTACGAAAAAAACTGATCATGATAAAGGTCAAACTTCCACCATCAAGAGAAAGTGAGGCTGATGCCTTGgaacgttagcccttcctcCGAGAGAGGAACGAACGCTATAAACTTCAGATTGCTATCTTTTTACAGTGAAAATTTTGATTGCAAATTCTAGTAATTCTCACAAAGCACCTGCATGCACTGAGCATTTGTTTTTAAGCCAATCTCGACTCCAGAGCTCTTTTGCGCATGACTATcagggagagaagagctctggggaaccctgaaacaggcgtctttctaattggttttcgcgaggaacaaagaacacgcacatgattggctcataaaaaaatgaaaagtttgcttaacgctcttctctgcgagcgccgcctattataaatatgcgaggaaggaaaagctttttgcttttagaaattttggttattacTGAATTTTAAATGGGATTAGaagatcccgaaacaccgatgaaatcgtgtaacgtggattaataaaagaatttgccggtgctgcgcttctcacttccaggcttGCTACGATGCcatcaataatttcggaaagctcgggataaaggagaaccttgctgaaaagctgacacaaattggacaaatcgaagtaactccagattgtgaaaAAGTCTtacgtacgaaaatttccaggaaattctttaggaaagtcacagtcctagcaaatggtgtgaaaaaatcagCAACAGCTTCACTACTGTAATTGACTTTTGCtgtgttttcaatttgaaatcgctgtcttttccagctttagtcaaagcgaaatccaacgcctcgctaaattaacgaggccattttctaatttcctgtaTGCTTtaagagcatgcgccgtgaggtccaaatagcca belongs to Acropora muricata isolate sample 2 chromosome 9, ASM3666990v1, whole genome shotgun sequence and includes:
- the LOC136928604 gene encoding melanocyte-stimulating hormone receptor-like translates to MMNKTALKCLFLEVHWQLTPQYIAVSVLSCVVSSIFALTSVLGNGTIMFVIWKEKDLHSPSFTLLFCLAVADVLVGLISQPSFVAFKTAELLRQYSVYCNLRLIQFFSGWIIGSASYLILSAISIDRLLALSLHLRYNSIVTVPRVTKVVIVIWLLISIVTASKIWLGDKWVVFPIVINVFSIFTTAFCTYKIFHIARKHLKKINKETQATIHMNSRAAEVVKCKSSAVTVIYLYVVMLLFYLPFLAVMVVENVRGVTSSVQLSYDLVTTFVFLNSSVNPIIYCWRMKQVRSAVKKCFRCGLTD